The Campylobacter curvus genome includes the window GGCTTTATATCGCTAAAATTTTAGCGGTAGAAAAGCTTGGAGGGAGATTTATGCTTGAAAGTAGGGCGGATCCTACTAAATTTGCGATCTTTTTAAAGCCTGAAGTCGGGAGCGGACGATGTATAACAAAATAAAAGAAATTTTAAAAGATGTGAGGCTGCTTATAGTCGAGGATGATGACGAGCTAAGGGCGACTTTAAAGGACTCGGTAGAAAAATACGTAAAGCAAATTTTTGAGTACTCAAATGCCAAAGACGCGCTGGCGTGTTTTAAACAAAACGATATAAATTTGATCCTCTCTGACATCAATATGCCGCGTATGAGCGAGCCTCAATGCCATCACTCATCAGGCAGGACGATAAAAATGTGCCGATCATCTTTCTGACAGCTTACGATAGCGACGAGAACATGTTTGAGGCGATCGAGCTTGGCGGCTTTGGAGTGTTCAAAAAGTCGTTTGAAAAGCGCGAACTCGTGATGATGATGAGCTTTTGGGCGCATAAATTCAAAAGCGATTTTGCCAGCGTCGATCTAAAAAACGGTTTTAGCTTCAACGCCTTTTCAAGAGAGCTTTTTAAGGATGGCGTAAGTATCGCGCTAACAAAAAAAAGAGCAAAATTTACTCCATCTACTGCTAAAAAACAACGGCAAAACCGTGAGTTTTGAGATGATATAAAGCTACGTCTGGCAGGAAAGCTGTACCCCCGAGACGATACGAAGCTTTGTTTATAAACTGCGAAAAAAGATCTATCCTGAACCCACCAAAAACGCCCAAGGTATGTGGTATCGCTTAAATTTATCGCAAGAAAATCTAAGAACGGTGAATAAAATAACTTATGTTTAAAATTTTAGTGATAAAATTTCAGGCAAGTCAAACGGACAGCGAGCTTTGAAGCGGTCTTTGGGCTAAATGATTTTAAAATCAATCTTAAATTTAAGGAGTAAAAATGGATTTTAGATCTCAAAACGTCACCGACGCACCGGGCGATAATACGATCTTTATGGTGTGGAATTTCACGGCGGATAAAGACACCTGTAAAAGTAGCTTTGAGCGGCTTTGTGCTCTCGTGATAAATTTAAACAAGACTGCCAAAGTGAGATTTGGCGATGCGAACGTGAGCTGCGTTTTAGGCGTAGGACACGACGCGTGGAAGCTGCTTGATATGCCGACTCCGCTACCAAAGGAGCTTATAAATTTTAAGCCTGTCATCGGTGAAAAGCACACGGCGGTCTCGACAAAAGGCGACATCCATATCCACATCAGAGCCACTTGCACGAGTGCTTGCTTTGACATGGCGACGCACGTAAAAGACGTCCTAAGCGGCGTCGCGACGTGCGTAGAGGAGGTGCAGGGCTTTAGATACTGGGACGGCAGGGCGATCATCGGCTTTGTCGATGGCACGGAAAATCCGCAAGGCGAGGACAGAGACATCTACGCCAAAGTAGGCGATGAGGACGCGAAATTTAAGGGCGGTAGCTATCTTTTCGTGCAAAAATACATCCACCCGATGAGTGAGTGGAACAAGCTACCAGTAAGCGAGCAAGAAAAGATAATCGGACGCTACAAGCATAGTGACATCGAGATGAGCGAGAGTGAAAAGCCCTCAAATTCGCACTCGGCTGCGGCAAATGTGGGCGATGATAAAAAGGTCGTGCGAGACAATATGCCATTTATGGCGGGCGGCGAAGTGGGAACGTATTTCATCGCGTATGCACGCACATTTTCTACGCTTGAAATGATGCTTGAAAGTATGTTCATCGGCGAGCCAAAGGGCAACTACGATAGGTTGCTTGATTACAGCACGCCAAAGACTGGCACACTGTTTTTTGCTCCGACGTTTGATATGTTGGAGGCTTACAGCGCCGATTAAGACGGCTTGAAGCTTAAATTTGGGGTTAAATTTAGCCCCTACACTTTTTGGTAAAGGAGCGCGGGCGGACGGGTAAATTTACATTCAGCCAAATTTAAAAAATAGCGCTCCGCTCTTGATAAAATTCTTTAAACGAATACCTTAATGTGGATTTAAGGTAGCCATAATAGCTAAATTTAACCCTGGTCAGCTTAAATTTCCAGCCAAAAGCATTATATAATTTTAAAATTTCACTCTCGTAAAGGGCGACCGCTCGCCTAAAATATAAATTTAAAAAAATAATTTTACTTCCTAAGATAAAAAATTATACTTTCATCATACCTTTTTAGATAAAATTTTAAAAAACCAAATCATCTTTAAGGGAGAAAAATGAAAAAGTTAGTTTTATCCGCGCTCTTGGCGTGTTCGCTCTTTGGGGCAGATATGATGTATAGCGAGGGCGTGAAGGACGTCTATGCTGACGCGACTAGCACGAAGTCTATCGGCAGGCTACTGCCGACAAATGCCGTTAAAATTTTACAAACCAGTGGCGATAGAGTGAAGCTTGCTGTGCATGGCTATCAAAACCCGGCCGTGCCAAATGTCGTGTATTTTAGCGACTTTGCGCGCGTCATCGCAGTGGCATTTTCAAAGACGGCAACCCCCGAGATAAAGGTGCTTCAAAAGGGCAAGGACGGCAAATGGGACAAGGTCGAGACCATCGTTTATGCGAGCAAAGATGGCTTTACGAGCGATCTAAAAGGGCTTTTTAACAAAGGCGAAACGCTTTATAAAGAAAGCTGTGGTGTGTGCCACGGACTGCACGCTACGACGCATTACAACGCAAATCAATGGCCAAGCCTGCTAAAATCGATGGTAAATCGCACGGCGATCCCAAAAGAGGATCAATGGGTCGTCATAGAGTATCTGCAAAAGCATTCAAGCGATATCAATGTGGATAAAAAATAGTAAATTCAACGCAAATCCTAACCAAATTTGCCGCTAAAAGTTGCTTCTTAAAGAGAAGTCAGGAGTGCTTTTTAACCGCGAAGCACGTAAATTTTCAAAATAGGGAGATAAAATGAACGAGAAAAGACGAAATTTATTAAAAGGTGCGGCGCTGCTTGGCGCTATGCCTGTGGCTATGAAATTTAGCCCGTTTTCAGACCTAGTCGGACTAAGCGCAAGTGAGCTTGGCACGGGGCTCGTGAAAAATGGCGAGGTCGTCACCGCAGCTCACTGGGGCATGCTAAAAGTCACGGTCAAGGACGGCGTCATCGTAAAATCAGAGCCTTTACAAAAAACGAGCGAAATTTCAAATCCGCTGCAAAATTTCACCGCCGATATGGTCTATAAAAGCCGTATCAAATACCCGATGGTGCGAAAGAGCTACCTAGCTAACCCCGACAGCCCAAAACCAGAGCTACGAGGACGTGACGAGTGGGTCAGAGTGAGCTACGAGGATGCGATAAAGCTGGTCGCAAGAGAGCTAAAAAAGACACGCAAACAAAAGGGCAATCAAAGCGTATTTGCCGGTAGCTACGGCTGGAAGTCCAGCGGCAACGTGCATAACTCGCGAATTTTACTTCACCGCTTTATGAATCTAAGCGGCGGCTTCGTGGGCTCTCTTGGCGACTACTCCACGGGCGCTAGCCAGGTCATAATGCCCCACGTAGTCGGTAGTATCGAGGTCTATGAGCAGCAGACCAGCTGGCCTGTGGTGCTGGAAAACTCAAAAGTCGTCGTCATCTGGGGTGCAAACCCGATCTCCACGCTTCGTATCGCATGGACGAGCACCGACGAGCAAGGATTTAAGTATTTTGAAGAGCTTAAAAAATCAAACATCGAAGTCATCGTCATAGACCCGGTCAGGACGCAAACGGCGCAGTATTTTGACAAGGCTAGCTGGATCGCCCCGCGCCCAAATACCGACACGGCGATGATGCTAGGCATGTGCCACTATCTTTATACATCGGGCAAATACGATAAAAATTTCATCGAGACCTACACGAGCGGCTTTGATAAATTCGTGCCATATCTGCTGGGCGAAACGGACGGCACGCCTAAAAATTTGGAGTGGGCGAGTAAAATTTGCGACCTGCCAGCAAAGCTCATAAAGGAGCTTGCGGATAAATTTATGGATAATCGCACGATGCTGATGAGTGGCTGGGGCATGCAGCGCGCGCACCACGGCGAGCAAGCGCACTGGACGATGGTGACGCTAGCAGCCATGTTAGGGCAGATCGGGCTTCCTGGCGGGGGCTTTGGGCTTAGTTATCACTACTCAAACGGCGGCGCTCCGACGTGCAAAGGCGGTGTCATCGGCGGCATAAACAGCTCCAGCGTAGGGAATTTCGACGAGCAAGGAAATTTCATCGGCACGGCATTTGGCGAATTTGACAGCCACGGGCAGTTTATCGGTAAAGCCGCCAAAGGTGCGGCAGGCACGGGACAAAGCTGGCTACAAAAGGCAACAAAGTATGCCTTTCCTGTCGCTCGCATCGCGGATGCACTGCTAAATCCTGGCAAAGTGATAGACCATAATGGCAAAAAGATCACCTATCCTGACATCGACTTTATCTACTGGGTCGGCGGCAACCCGCTCGTGCATCATCAAGACATCAATACTCTCGTAAAAGCGTGGCGCAAACCGCGAACCATCGTCGTAAATGACCCGTATTGGACGCCGACAGCAAAGATGGCGGACATCGTTTTCCCGACAACGACGCAGTATGAACGAAACGACATCACGATGACGGGCGATTACTCGAATATGAATATCGTGCCGATGAAGCAAGTCGTGGCTAAATTTGCCGAAGCGAGGGATGATTATCAAATTTTCTCCGACCTTTGCAAGGCGTATGCAGACAAGCTGGTGCTCGCCTACACCGAGAACGGCAAAACGGAGTTTGACTGGATAAAGGAGTATTACGACGCGGCGTATGCGCAGGTGAGCTCTACGCCTGATCTGGTGACTGACATGAAGCCGTTTGAGGAATTTTGGGCGGAAAACAAGCCGGTAAATTTTGCCAGCACGCCAGAAAGCGACGCATGGGTGAGATTTGGCGAATTTAGAGAAGATCCGATCCTAAACGCTATCGGTACGCCATCAGGGCTGATTGAAATTTACTCCGAGACGATAGCGGCGATGAAATATGACGACTGCAAGGCACATCCGATGTGGTTTGAGCCGATCGAGTGGCTGGGCATGAAAAATAAACCGGCAGAGTTTCACATGCTAAGCCCTCATCCGACTGACCGCCTGCACTCGCAGCTAAGCAACACCGCTTTAAGGGATCGCTACGCCGTGGCAGATCGCGAGCCCGTGTGGATAAACACGAAAGATGCCAAGAAAAAGGGTATCAAAAATGGCGATCTCGTGCGTGTATATAACGCGCGCGGAGAGGTGCTGGCGGGCGCTGTGGTGAGCGATGATATAAAAGAGGGTGTCGTCAAGCTCGACGAGGGCGCGTGGTATGATCCTGACGCGAGCGGGCTTTGCAAAAACGGCTGCCCAAATGTCCTAACGATCGACATCCCGACCTCAAAGCTGGCAAACGGCAATATCTCTCACACGGCATTAGTAAATATCGAGAAATTTAAGGGTAAAGCTCCTGAGCTGACAGCTTTTAAAGATCCGAAATTTGCTTAAATTATGGGGCGGATCGCTCGGTCCGTCCTTTTTTAAATCTTAAAACCATAGCAAATCTTTATATTTAATAAAATTTAAATTTATTTTTATACGAGCACTTTTCAAGCACTATAATATTTTAAGATTTCAATATCTGCAATTACACAATCGTAAGGAGGAAAAATGAAATCAATGGCTTTTAAAGGCGCTTTGGCACTAATGATCTTTGCCTGTTTTTTATTTGGCAAAAATGAGGCTTATACCGATGTCGTAAAGTCACTTTACATAGATGAATCCTCGAGTAAGGTCATAGGTAGATTACTTCCCACTAATGCAGTAAGTATCGAATCTGTAAAAAATGACCGAGTAAAGCTCACTATCACAGGATATGTGAATCCAAGTGTAGCAAATGTGATTTACTTTAGCGATTCACAGCGCGTAATTGCCGCAGCTTTTTCAAAAACAGCAAATATCGAATTTAAAATTTTGCAAAAAGGAAAGAGTGGCAAATGGGATAAAGCGCAAGTTGTAGCTTATGCAAGTAAAGATAATTTTACTAATGAGCTAAAGCCTATGCTTGTAAAAGCGGAGCAAATTTATAATGAAAATTGTGGAATTTGCCATGTGCTTCCCGAGCCGTCGCACTCTAAAGCTAACCAATGGCCAGGTCTTTTACAATCCATGCTAAGCAGGACGGCGATCGAGAAAAATGACGAATGGCTTGTTATTCAGTATCTGCAAAAACATTCAGAAGATGTCAAACTAAAGGAGATCAAATGAATAGGCAAAGACGAAATATACTAAAGTATGGTGCGATCTTGGGAGCTATGCCCATCGCTAGTAAATTTAGTGCATTTTCAAATTTGATAGGTGCTCAGATGTCGGATATAGGCTCGGGCTTAGTTAGAAATGGGACCGTCTTGACCGCTACACATTGGGGAATGTTAAACGTTACAGTCAAAGATGGCATTATAGTAAAGTCCGAGCCATACCAAAAGGTAAGCGGAATTTATAATTCGCTTCAGTATTATACTGCAGATTCTGTTTATAAAACACGTATCAAGTATCCGATGGTACGAAAAAGCTATTTACAAAATCCAAATAGTCCAAAACCGGAGCTTCGCGGGCGCGATGAGTGGGTACGTGTTGAATACGAGGATGCGATAAAGCTAGTAGCTAGAGAGCTTAAAAAAACTAGAAAGGAACATGGAGACGAGAGTATATATGCAGGATCTCAAGGCTGGAAATCAAGTGGGAATTTTCATAGTTCTACTATTTTGTTGCATAGGTTTATGAATTTAACAGGTGGAGCTATCGTTACAATGGGAAACTATTCTACCGGAGCGGTAAGCTTTACGATGCCTCATGTAGTCGGTAGCATCGAGGTTTATGAACAACAGACCTCTTGGCCTGTCGTACTTGAAAATTCAAAAGTCGTGGTCATTTGGGGAGCAAATCCTATCTTAACATTAAAGATAGCTTGGACTACTACGGATGAACTTGGGTTTAAGTATTTTGAGGAGCTTAAAAGCAAAGATATAGAAGTGGTCGTGATAGATCCTATAAGGAGCGAAACAGTCAAATATTATGATAAATGTAAGCATATCGCCCCTCGTCCGAATACAGATGTAGCGATGATGCTCGGTATGGCCCATCATCTATATATCTCAGGAAAATATGATAAGGATTTCATAGAAACCTATACTTATGGTTTTG containing:
- a CDS encoding response regulator, whose translation is MYNKIKEILKDVRLLIVEDDDELRATLKDSVEKYVKQIFEYSNAKDALACFKQNDINLILSDINMPRMSEPQCHHSSGRTIKMCRSSF
- a CDS encoding response regulator; translation: MPSLIRQDDKNVPIIFLTAYDSDENMFEAIELGGFGVFKKSFEKRELVMMMSFWAHKFKSDFASVDLKNGFSFNAFSRELFKDGVSIALTKKRAKFTPSTAKKQRQNREF
- a CDS encoding Dyp-type peroxidase; translated protein: MDFRSQNVTDAPGDNTIFMVWNFTADKDTCKSSFERLCALVINLNKTAKVRFGDANVSCVLGVGHDAWKLLDMPTPLPKELINFKPVIGEKHTAVSTKGDIHIHIRATCTSACFDMATHVKDVLSGVATCVEEVQGFRYWDGRAIIGFVDGTENPQGEDRDIYAKVGDEDAKFKGGSYLFVQKYIHPMSEWNKLPVSEQEKIIGRYKHSDIEMSESEKPSNSHSAAANVGDDKKVVRDNMPFMAGGEVGTYFIAYARTFSTLEMMLESMFIGEPKGNYDRLLDYSTPKTGTLFFAPTFDMLEAYSAD
- a CDS encoding cytochrome c; translation: MKKLVLSALLACSLFGADMMYSEGVKDVYADATSTKSIGRLLPTNAVKILQTSGDRVKLAVHGYQNPAVPNVVYFSDFARVIAVAFSKTATPEIKVLQKGKDGKWDKVETIVYASKDGFTSDLKGLFNKGETLYKESCGVCHGLHATTHYNANQWPSLLKSMVNRTAIPKEDQWVVIEYLQKHSSDINVDKK
- a CDS encoding molybdopterin-dependent oxidoreductase → MNEKRRNLLKGAALLGAMPVAMKFSPFSDLVGLSASELGTGLVKNGEVVTAAHWGMLKVTVKDGVIVKSEPLQKTSEISNPLQNFTADMVYKSRIKYPMVRKSYLANPDSPKPELRGRDEWVRVSYEDAIKLVARELKKTRKQKGNQSVFAGSYGWKSSGNVHNSRILLHRFMNLSGGFVGSLGDYSTGASQVIMPHVVGSIEVYEQQTSWPVVLENSKVVVIWGANPISTLRIAWTSTDEQGFKYFEELKKSNIEVIVIDPVRTQTAQYFDKASWIAPRPNTDTAMMLGMCHYLYTSGKYDKNFIETYTSGFDKFVPYLLGETDGTPKNLEWASKICDLPAKLIKELADKFMDNRTMLMSGWGMQRAHHGEQAHWTMVTLAAMLGQIGLPGGGFGLSYHYSNGGAPTCKGGVIGGINSSSVGNFDEQGNFIGTAFGEFDSHGQFIGKAAKGAAGTGQSWLQKATKYAFPVARIADALLNPGKVIDHNGKKITYPDIDFIYWVGGNPLVHHQDINTLVKAWRKPRTIVVNDPYWTPTAKMADIVFPTTTQYERNDITMTGDYSNMNIVPMKQVVAKFAEARDDYQIFSDLCKAYADKLVLAYTENGKTEFDWIKEYYDAAYAQVSSTPDLVTDMKPFEEFWAENKPVNFASTPESDAWVRFGEFREDPILNAIGTPSGLIEIYSETIAAMKYDDCKAHPMWFEPIEWLGMKNKPAEFHMLSPHPTDRLHSQLSNTALRDRYAVADREPVWINTKDAKKKGIKNGDLVRVYNARGEVLAGAVVSDDIKEGVVKLDEGAWYDPDASGLCKNGCPNVLTIDIPTSKLANGNISHTALVNIEKFKGKAPELTAFKDPKFA
- a CDS encoding cytochrome c, whose product is MKSMAFKGALALMIFACFLFGKNEAYTDVVKSLYIDESSSKVIGRLLPTNAVSIESVKNDRVKLTITGYVNPSVANVIYFSDSQRVIAAAFSKTANIEFKILQKGKSGKWDKAQVVAYASKDNFTNELKPMLVKAEQIYNENCGICHVLPEPSHSKANQWPGLLQSMLSRTAIEKNDEWLVIQYLQKHSEDVKLKEIK